A window of Ruminococcus champanellensis 18P13 = JCM 17042 contains these coding sequences:
- the aroB gene encoding 3-dehydroquinate synthase produces the protein MRRISVHASTDYDVLVEHGLLRQCGSLLAGAAVTRHFVIVTDDTVDELYSKDLLHALDMAGCKAECFVFPHGEASKCSGTLLKLYDFLCESGITRSDCLIALGGGVVGDLTGFAAATFLRGIRYIQIPTTLLAQIDSSVGGKTAINIPGGKNLVGAFKQPSLVICDPDTLKTLPGHILSDGIAEAIKYGMIRDPGLFALLDAHNSDNVLPQADEIIARCVTIKRDIVAKDEFDTGERMLLNFGHTLGHAIERHSEFAYTHGQAVAAGMCMLSARTAAPAVTARLIGCVNNYGLPTDYDAPMQELTALCGHDKKRMGGELSYVVCPAIGQGEIRKASFPDFCRMMEESL, from the coding sequence ATGCGCAGGATCTCCGTACACGCAAGCACGGATTACGACGTACTGGTAGAGCATGGACTGCTCCGCCAGTGCGGCAGCCTGCTTGCCGGTGCGGCAGTTACCCGACATTTTGTCATCGTCACGGATGATACCGTGGACGAGCTGTACAGCAAGGATCTGCTGCATGCGCTGGATATGGCAGGATGCAAGGCGGAATGCTTTGTATTTCCCCACGGGGAAGCCTCCAAATGCAGCGGCACCCTGCTGAAGCTTTACGATTTTCTCTGTGAATCCGGCATTACCCGCTCCGACTGTCTGATCGCCTTAGGCGGCGGCGTTGTGGGGGATCTCACCGGCTTTGCGGCTGCCACCTTCCTGCGGGGCATCCGGTACATTCAGATTCCCACCACTCTGCTGGCGCAGATTGACTCCTCCGTAGGCGGAAAAACTGCCATCAACATCCCCGGAGGCAAGAACCTGGTGGGGGCATTCAAGCAGCCCAGCCTGGTGATCTGCGATCCGGACACGCTGAAAACCCTGCCGGGACATATTCTCAGCGATGGCATCGCAGAAGCAATCAAATATGGTATGATCCGGGATCCGGGGCTGTTTGCCCTGCTGGATGCCCACAACAGTGACAATGTTTTGCCCCAGGCGGACGAGATCATTGCCCGGTGCGTCACCATCAAGCGGGACATCGTAGCCAAGGATGAATTTGACACGGGAGAGCGCATGCTGCTGAATTTCGGTCATACCCTGGGGCATGCCATTGAGCGGCATTCGGAATTTGCCTACACCCATGGTCAGGCGGTAGCTGCCGGCATGTGCATGCTGTCCGCCCGGACAGCCGCCCCTGCTGTGACCGCCCGGCTGATCGGCTGCGTAAACAACTACGGACTGCCCACGGACTATGACGCTCCCATGCAGGAGCTGACTGCCCTGTGCGGGCATGACAAAAAGCGCATGGGCGGTGAACTGTCCTATGTAGTATGCCCGGCAATCGGTCAGGGAGAGATCCGGAAGGCGTCCTTTCCGGACTTCTGCCGGATGATGGAGGAATCCCTATGA
- the aroF gene encoding 3-deoxy-7-phosphoheptulonate synthase yields the protein MIVILKQNTKKEDLDRFISMLNSYHVKIADISGEQHSIFGLIGDTSKIDIDLLRAQPVVADIKRVQEPYKSCNRKFHPEDTIVDIAGKKIGGKHFQVIAGPCSVENEDQIIETAEAVKAAGATLLRGGAFKPRTSPYAFQGLHADGIELLLKAKKATGMPIVTEIMAIEHLDLFADVDLIQVGARNMQNFELLKALGHSDKPILLKRGLANTMEELLMSAEYIMAGGNNNVILCERGIRTFETKTRNTLDLAAVPLLSQMSHLPIVVDPSHATGIPTLVKPLSLAAIACGANALMIEVHNNPAKALSDGAQSLTPEQFRDVMDAVKKQAAFSGKELG from the coding sequence ATGATCGTCATTCTGAAGCAGAACACCAAGAAGGAAGACCTGGACCGTTTCATCAGCATGCTCAACAGCTACCATGTAAAGATCGCAGACATCAGCGGTGAGCAGCACAGTATCTTCGGTCTGATCGGCGACACCAGCAAGATCGATATCGATCTGCTCCGGGCACAGCCTGTGGTTGCAGACATCAAGCGTGTCCAGGAGCCGTACAAAAGCTGCAATCGAAAGTTCCACCCGGAGGATACCATCGTGGACATTGCCGGCAAGAAGATCGGCGGCAAGCATTTTCAGGTGATTGCCGGTCCCTGCTCCGTGGAAAATGAGGATCAGATCATCGAGACCGCAGAGGCTGTAAAGGCTGCCGGCGCTACCCTGCTCCGGGGCGGTGCGTTCAAGCCCCGTACCTCTCCTTACGCATTCCAGGGGCTCCACGCAGACGGCATTGAACTGCTGCTGAAGGCAAAGAAGGCAACCGGCATGCCCATTGTCACTGAAATCATGGCCATTGAGCATCTGGATCTGTTCGCTGACGTAGACCTGATCCAGGTAGGCGCCCGGAACATGCAGAACTTCGAGCTGCTGAAGGCGCTGGGGCACTCCGACAAGCCCATCCTGCTCAAGCGTGGTCTTGCCAACACAATGGAAGAACTGCTCATGTCTGCGGAGTACATCATGGCAGGAGGCAACAACAACGTGATCCTCTGTGAACGAGGTATCCGCACCTTCGAGACCAAGACCCGGAACACTCTGGATCTTGCAGCAGTTCCGCTGCTCAGTCAGATGTCTCACCTGCCCATCGTGGTAGACCCCAGCCACGCAACCGGCATCCCCACTCTGGTAAAGCCCCTGTCCCTGGCTGCCATTGCATGCGGTGCCAATGCTCTGATGATCGAGGTTCACAACAACCCGGCAAAGGCGCTGTCAGACGGTGCCCAGTCCCTGACTCCTGAACAGTTCAGAGATGTGATGGATGCAGTGAAGAAGCAGGCAGCATTCTCCGGAAAGGAGCTTGGCTGA
- a CDS encoding response regulator transcription factor, with protein MRILLVEDEVGLSDALVQIFAKNKYMTDACYDGVSGLDNALTGIHDVIILDIMLPGMNGLEVLREIRRNKLETPVILLTAKDEISDKVTGLDYGADDYITKPFSTEELLARIRSISRRNQHMVVENALTFSDITLNLSTYELFCGEKSIKLGLKEFYMMELLLRNGSIVLSKETLIEKIWGYESDAEYNNVEVYISFLRKKLTHIESTVSIKTVRGVGYCLESKQH; from the coding sequence TTGCGCATTTTGCTGGTTGAGGACGAGGTCGGCTTATCCGATGCATTGGTACAGATTTTTGCAAAGAATAAGTATATGACCGACGCCTGCTATGACGGTGTCAGCGGACTGGATAATGCATTAACCGGCATCCACGATGTGATCATTCTGGACATTATGCTGCCCGGAATGAACGGACTGGAGGTTCTACGGGAGATTCGTCGGAACAAGCTGGAAACGCCTGTGATCCTGCTGACCGCAAAGGATGAGATCTCGGATAAGGTGACCGGTCTGGATTACGGTGCGGATGATTATATCACAAAGCCGTTCTCCACCGAGGAGCTATTGGCACGGATCCGTTCCATCAGCCGGCGCAATCAGCATATGGTCGTGGAGAATGCGCTGACCTTCAGCGACATTACCCTCAATCTCTCCACATATGAGCTGTTCTGCGGTGAGAAATCCATCAAGCTGGGACTCAAGGAGTTCTACATGATGGAGCTTTTGCTGCGCAATGGCAGCATTGTACTAAGCAAGGAGACCCTGATTGAAAAAATCTGGGGCTATGAATCTGATGCGGAATACAACAATGTGGAGGTATACATATCCTTTCTGCGCAAGAAGCTCACGCATATTGAATCCACTGTTTCCATCAAGACGGTGCGTGGTGTGGGATACTGCCTGGAAAGCAAACAGCACTGA
- a CDS encoding sensor histidine kinase gives MIRKLKRRFVFVNMSILTCLMLGIQIAVFTMMYRSEVRVSEQIMDHVAQSHMDKGRGEKPPEPRGDSPSASMPAGSIQLEYHWQEQAASALTYEDAQPEDPSGQGWDGDQPEENQGQWNDQWHFDRYGAWHPWPQYPDRPYDPWSPWGPPPEEPWVTEPTATDAPLPTETTAAPVQTQPETEPETEPPVQTREQPVIVTRTPEPVPEPTSATEAPVADTTETAPPETTAVPETTRRTMASMATAEPVDKEMGMYMRNSVYVSLSSSNVIESAMSQFGVENDMDTVSLAINQVLESGKERGTIKVGDIHYRYCKTQPGPDHSYGVVLLDRSVELSTLSRLLVIFVIIGVVGLMLIFVISVALANWTIRPIEQAWEKQKQFVADASHELKTPLAVISANTDVVLSNPNDLVHNQEKFLNYIKDETVRMTRLVGNLLFIAKSDAKQLKSAPQSFDMSDLVSSVCLVFEPLAFEQEKTLETSIQAHISYVGDQDRIKQLLTILLDNALLHSTEHAHIQVSLSQDCQQKIRLAVSNSAQDIPPDKLEKLFDRFYRLDESRAKRTGGSGLGLNIAQTIVQNHGGTIVAHSGQGVVTFITTLP, from the coding sequence GTGATCCGGAAACTGAAACGGCGCTTTGTGTTTGTAAACATGTCCATTCTGACCTGCCTGATGCTTGGCATTCAGATTGCGGTGTTTACTATGATGTATCGTTCGGAGGTGCGGGTATCTGAACAGATTATGGATCATGTGGCACAGAGCCATATGGACAAGGGCAGAGGAGAAAAGCCGCCGGAGCCGCGAGGGGATTCTCCCTCCGCATCCATGCCTGCAGGAAGCATACAGCTGGAGTATCATTGGCAGGAACAGGCGGCTTCTGCTCTGACCTATGAGGATGCACAGCCGGAGGATCCCTCCGGACAGGGATGGGATGGAGACCAGCCGGAGGAAAACCAGGGGCAGTGGAATGACCAGTGGCATTTTGACCGGTACGGCGCATGGCATCCGTGGCCCCAGTATCCGGATAGACCCTATGATCCCTGGAGTCCCTGGGGACCGCCGCCGGAGGAGCCATGGGTAACGGAACCGACGGCTACGGATGCGCCGCTTCCAACGGAAACCACTGCGGCTCCTGTCCAGACGCAGCCGGAAACGGAGCCGGAAACAGAGCCGCCGGTGCAGACCAGGGAACAGCCGGTGATCGTGACCCGGACTCCGGAGCCGGTTCCGGAGCCGACTTCTGCAACGGAGGCGCCTGTAGCGGATACCACGGAAACGGCACCGCCGGAAACAACGGCTGTGCCGGAAACCACCCGGCGCACCATGGCATCCATGGCGACTGCAGAGCCGGTGGACAAGGAAATGGGCATGTATATGCGCAATTCCGTGTATGTTTCTCTCAGCAGCAGCAACGTGATCGAAAGCGCCATGTCCCAGTTCGGGGTAGAGAATGACATGGACACCGTATCCCTTGCCATCAATCAGGTGCTGGAAAGCGGCAAGGAGCGGGGCACGATCAAGGTGGGGGATATCCACTACCGGTATTGCAAGACCCAGCCCGGCCCGGATCATTCCTATGGGGTGGTGCTGCTGGATCGTTCTGTGGAGCTTTCCACCCTGAGCCGCCTGTTGGTGATCTTTGTAATCATCGGCGTGGTAGGGCTGATGCTGATCTTTGTAATCAGTGTGGCGCTTGCCAACTGGACCATCCGACCCATTGAGCAGGCATGGGAAAAGCAGAAGCAGTTTGTGGCGGATGCATCCCATGAGCTGAAAACACCATTGGCGGTGATCTCTGCCAATACGGATGTGGTGCTGTCCAATCCCAACGATCTGGTGCATAACCAGGAGAAATTCCTCAATTACATTAAGGATGAAACCGTCCGCATGACCCGGCTGGTGGGCAATCTGCTGTTTATCGCCAAATCCGATGCCAAGCAGCTGAAGTCCGCCCCCCAGAGCTTTGATATGAGTGATCTGGTTTCCAGCGTATGCCTGGTGTTCGAGCCGTTGGCGTTTGAACAGGAAAAGACGCTGGAGACCTCGATCCAGGCGCATATATCCTATGTGGGGGATCAGGATCGGATCAAGCAGCTGCTGACCATCCTGCTGGACAATGCGTTGCTGCATTCTACGGAGCATGCCCACATTCAGGTATCCCTGAGCCAGGATTGTCAGCAAAAGATCCGGCTGGCGGTGTCCAACTCTGCACAGGACATTCCGCCGGATAAGCTGGAAAAGCTGTTTGACCGGTTTTACCGGCTGGATGAATCCCGGGCAAAGCGCACAGGCGGCTCCGGTCTGGGGCTGAATATTGCGCAGACCATCGTGCAGAACCATGGGGGTACCATTGTTGCCCACAGCGGGCAGGGCGTTGTGACCTTTATCACAACGCTGCCCTGA
- a CDS encoding Maf family protein, with product MKQVILASASPRRQSLLKLVVPDFSVYPADIDEQLPVGIQACDAAEHLAKQKAAAIAADYPDSIVIGCDTVVVIGDQILGKPTDPEDCRRMMHLLSGKTHQVYTGVALQQGDRRRSFTVCTDVRFYALSDGEIDRYIATGEPFDKAGGYGIQGLGALLIEEICGDYYNVVGLPISRLLRELADFSEWSGSV from the coding sequence ATGAAACAAGTGATCTTAGCATCAGCTTCCCCCCGGCGCCAGTCCCTGCTGAAGCTGGTGGTTCCGGATTTTTCGGTGTATCCGGCAGATATAGACGAGCAGCTCCCTGTCGGTATCCAGGCATGTGATGCGGCGGAGCATCTTGCAAAGCAGAAGGCAGCAGCGATAGCTGCGGACTATCCGGACTCCATCGTGATCGGCTGTGACACGGTGGTAGTGATCGGGGATCAGATCCTGGGAAAGCCAACTGACCCGGAGGATTGCCGCCGGATGATGCACCTGCTGTCCGGCAAGACGCACCAGGTGTATACGGGTGTGGCATTGCAGCAGGGGGATCGGCGCAGGAGCTTTACCGTGTGTACGGATGTACGGTTCTACGCCCTGTCCGACGGGGAGATCGACCGGTATATTGCCACAGGCGAACCATTTGACAAGGCCGGGGGCTATGGCATTCAGGGGTTGGGCGCCCTGCTGATTGAGGAGATCTGCGGGGACTACTACAACGTAGTGGGGCTGCCCATATCCCGATTGCTGCGGGAGCTTGCGGATTTTTCTGAATGGAGCGGCAGCGTATGA
- a CDS encoding dockerin type I repeat-containing protein, which produces MSRQCISLLLSTAMLTGLYGVQAEAASGLTYSLRAEQQVFYTAQLSSQDISLTVAMQIAEDPGTAGINAAFGADAPLEIRGLSFAEPYCYGSGRAGAEDQCRVTSPRSARLLWYTSNNGANEVIYDAALPFAILSVVIPQGTPAGEYQISFDPTATDACNQDRELLSCTLEDLTVTVLEGKPDYLRGDADGNGTVEVADAVEVLQYCAEAAVGQTPDQSYAWLCGADATENGTVEVADAVAILQYCARTLVDPNPQW; this is translated from the coding sequence ATGAGCAGACAGTGCATCAGTCTGCTGTTGAGTACTGCCATGTTGACCGGTTTGTATGGTGTGCAAGCGGAGGCAGCATCCGGATTGACCTACAGCTTGCGTGCGGAGCAGCAGGTGTTTTATACGGCACAGCTTTCCAGCCAGGATATCTCCCTGACTGTTGCCATGCAGATTGCAGAGGATCCGGGCACTGCCGGGATCAATGCGGCGTTTGGGGCGGATGCGCCCCTGGAGATCAGGGGGCTGTCCTTTGCGGAGCCATACTGCTATGGTAGCGGCAGGGCAGGGGCAGAGGATCAGTGCCGGGTAACATCTCCCCGGTCTGCCAGACTCCTGTGGTATACCTCCAACAACGGGGCAAATGAAGTCATATATGATGCGGCACTGCCCTTTGCGATTTTGTCAGTGGTAATCCCACAGGGCACACCTGCCGGGGAATATCAAATTTCGTTTGATCCTACAGCGACGGATGCCTGCAATCAGGATCGGGAACTGTTGTCTTGTACCCTGGAGGATCTGACGGTGACGGTGCTGGAGGGCAAGCCGGACTATCTGCGGGGTGATGCGGACGGCAATGGTACAGTGGAGGTTGCGGATGCTGTAGAGGTTCTGCAATACTGTGCAGAGGCTGCCGTCGGGCAAACGCCGGATCAGTCCTACGCCTGGCTTTGCGGCGCAGATGCAACCGAAAACGGTACAGTGGAGGTTGCGGATGCAGTTGCCATTCTGCAATACTGTGCCCGGACATTGGTGGATCCGAATCCGCAATGGTGA
- a CDS encoding TspO/MBR family protein has protein sequence MKIEGKKLLLALVIPLGVGGLSAWVTRDAMEQYGGLVQPPLAPPGWIFPVVWGILFVLMGISSYLIHTAQVLPQPRARAMYWYYGQLAVNFFWSVLFFNLQGYLGAFIWLCLLWVWVLVMIRGFWRIRPMAGILQLPYLAWITFAGYLNFGVWYLNR, from the coding sequence ATGAAGATCGAGGGGAAAAAGCTGCTGCTGGCTCTGGTGATCCCCCTGGGAGTAGGAGGGCTGTCCGCCTGGGTGACTCGGGATGCCATGGAGCAGTATGGGGGGCTTGTCCAGCCGCCGCTTGCACCGCCCGGTTGGATCTTTCCGGTGGTGTGGGGCATATTGTTCGTCTTGATGGGCATTTCTTCTTATCTGATCCATACTGCCCAGGTGCTGCCCCAGCCCCGTGCCAGAGCCATGTACTGGTATTATGGACAGCTGGCGGTAAATTTCTTCTGGAGCGTGCTGTTTTTCAATTTACAGGGCTATCTGGGGGCATTCATCTGGCTTTGCCTGCTGTGGGTATGGGTGCTGGTGATGATCCGTGGGTTTTGGCGGATCCGCCCGATGGCAGGGATTTTGCAGCTGCCCTATCTGGCGTGGATCACCTTTGCAGGATATCTGAACTTCGGTGTATGGTATCTGAATCGATAA
- a CDS encoding UvrD-helicase domain-containing protein: MRNWTPEQQQAINARGASFLVSAAAGSGKTSVLVERLIRQLTDPEHPVSAARLAVVTFTNDAAAEMKSRLEHALTQCIAQDPRNVWLRQQQSQLQCAKICTIHSFCFDLIRDHCAELDITPTFRILEETEMNMMVSRGLADIMEAWYADPARQGDMQLLCDRFSGRTDAELENLLTELYRCVMGLPFGLQRMEQLTEQYRNDTFVHMYLDNLGQTIAACIQRLDEAIRLSAEVNQEKLTAFLITEQEQLTLLQKACTEKDPDRCAALLNALSFASFPRVTKTCTDPEKRELAKALRDDGKKIMKDLQTEAVSLLCHRQEDLDAHCRLIPVLHAFLQQLDDRLWEMKCDKNAIGFTDAEQLALSLLGTCQADGTIQQTALAKELSEFYQIIMIDEFQDTNNKQDLIFKLISHKGSAVANGDNLFMVGDVKQAIYRFRLANPRNFIRTMQAFKPYTGKDDGENACILLNRNFRSSPEVIAMVNFLFSTLMTPQVGEVAYTSEEALHQGAAFAETPRNTEIALLEDGEQDTNPEAAYIAKRIARMLREGAPVSDGANHTRPCTPRDFCILMRNKAKGSVYVQALAEQGVAAYSEEAAAYLKAREITLLLNLLRIIDNPPQDTAMAAVLLSPMFRFDMDELTQLRLLAPKVSLYAAICRGIGETGAADAQPLLTGAMYEKTKGFYNALQAFRMYAMQDTPERLIRRIYESTDFLSVMQRYSDGAKKQANLRLMLTYARNYETASGGGLSGFLHYIAQVSARGKDFQPGTAVSGSEDVVAIKTIHKSKGLEFPFVFLAESETDFNHQDDRAAFQFLQEYGFGFRLQDPTVYTRYKTLPYAAISMQRESYAKSEELRLLYVALTRAKDKLFLPLRLNDARKKQAFRLGAAIAASGRVTPSIAASANCMADWLWMALLTAENAAPLREACQMPPCPLQPAVPMEILHPEDSSDATEQDTPTPAAYPKPDPAMVTALRMQFAAVYDDRLMGIPSKTSVSALSKDEDAVNLALRRPRFMAEETALTGAEKGTALHAFLQYADFAVAAQDPDAERQRLTEDGHLTRRQADSLDLNRIRAFFASPLYERIRQAEHVWRERKFLVRISDLQLLDQPQYTGTNAMLSGIMDLVFEEPDGLVLVDYKTDYVQGGEMLTERYQRQLLLYRRTLALLHQKPVKETVLYSFHLNRAIPLPEEAT, translated from the coding sequence ATGCGTAACTGGACACCGGAGCAGCAGCAGGCAATCAATGCCCGGGGTGCCTCCTTTCTGGTATCCGCCGCCGCAGGCAGTGGTAAAACCTCCGTGCTGGTGGAGCGGCTGATCCGACAGCTGACGGATCCGGAGCATCCGGTCAGTGCCGCACGACTTGCTGTCGTTACATTTACCAACGATGCAGCAGCAGAGATGAAATCCCGGCTGGAGCATGCCCTGACCCAGTGCATCGCACAGGATCCCCGGAACGTATGGCTGCGGCAGCAGCAAAGCCAGCTGCAATGCGCCAAAATCTGTACCATTCACTCCTTCTGCTTTGATCTGATCCGGGATCACTGCGCCGAACTGGACATTACTCCTACCTTCCGGATCCTGGAGGAAACGGAAATGAACATGATGGTCAGCCGGGGACTGGCGGACATCATGGAGGCATGGTACGCAGACCCGGCACGGCAGGGGGATATGCAGCTTCTGTGCGACCGGTTCAGCGGTCGGACGGACGCAGAACTGGAAAACCTGCTGACGGAGCTGTACCGGTGCGTCATGGGGCTGCCCTTTGGTTTACAGCGGATGGAGCAGCTGACAGAACAATACCGGAACGACACCTTTGTCCACATGTACCTGGACAATCTGGGGCAGACCATTGCTGCATGCATCCAGCGGCTGGATGAAGCGATCCGCCTGTCCGCAGAGGTAAATCAGGAAAAACTGACGGCATTTCTGATCACCGAGCAGGAGCAGCTGACCCTGCTGCAAAAGGCATGCACAGAGAAGGATCCGGATCGGTGTGCCGCCCTGCTCAACGCCCTGTCCTTTGCCTCCTTTCCCCGTGTGACCAAAACCTGTACGGATCCGGAAAAGCGGGAGCTTGCAAAGGCGCTCCGGGACGATGGGAAAAAGATCATGAAAGATCTGCAAACAGAAGCTGTTTCCCTGCTGTGCCACCGGCAGGAGGATCTGGACGCCCATTGCAGGCTGATTCCGGTACTGCATGCGTTTTTGCAGCAGCTGGACGACCGGCTCTGGGAGATGAAGTGCGATAAAAACGCCATTGGCTTTACGGATGCGGAGCAGCTTGCCCTGTCCCTGCTGGGAACATGCCAGGCGGACGGAACCATCCAACAAACTGCACTTGCCAAGGAACTGTCAGAGTTTTACCAGATCATCATGATCGACGAATTCCAGGACACCAACAACAAGCAGGATCTGATCTTCAAGCTGATCTCCCACAAGGGCAGTGCTGTTGCCAACGGGGATAACTTATTCATGGTGGGGGATGTGAAGCAGGCAATCTACCGGTTCCGGCTGGCAAATCCCCGGAATTTCATCCGTACCATGCAGGCATTCAAGCCCTACACCGGCAAGGATGATGGGGAAAACGCCTGCATCCTGCTGAACCGGAATTTCCGCAGCAGTCCGGAAGTCATCGCCATGGTGAACTTCCTGTTCAGCACGCTGATGACCCCTCAGGTTGGAGAGGTGGCATACACTAGTGAGGAGGCGCTGCATCAGGGCGCCGCCTTTGCGGAAACCCCCAGGAATACGGAGATCGCCCTGCTGGAAGACGGAGAGCAAGACACAAACCCGGAGGCAGCATACATCGCCAAGCGTATTGCCCGGATGCTCCGAGAGGGTGCACCTGTGTCCGACGGAGCGAATCATACCCGACCCTGTACGCCAAGGGATTTCTGCATTCTCATGCGAAACAAGGCAAAGGGCAGCGTCTACGTCCAGGCGCTGGCAGAGCAGGGGGTGGCTGCCTATTCCGAGGAAGCGGCGGCATATCTGAAAGCCAGGGAGATCACTCTGCTGCTGAATCTGCTGCGGATCATTGACAATCCCCCCCAGGATACAGCCATGGCGGCAGTGCTCCTGTCCCCCATGTTCCGATTCGATATGGATGAGCTGACCCAGCTGCGGCTGCTGGCGCCCAAAGTCTCTCTGTATGCTGCCATCTGCCGGGGCATCGGCGAAACCGGCGCAGCAGACGCCCAACCGTTGCTGACCGGAGCCATGTACGAAAAGACAAAGGGGTTCTACAATGCCTTGCAGGCATTCCGGATGTATGCCATGCAGGACACCCCGGAGCGGCTGATCCGGCGGATCTATGAAAGCACGGACTTCCTCTCGGTGATGCAGCGGTACAGCGACGGAGCAAAAAAGCAGGCAAACCTGCGGCTGATGCTGACCTACGCCCGAAACTATGAGACTGCCAGCGGTGGAGGGCTGTCCGGCTTTCTGCATTACATTGCACAGGTTTCTGCCCGGGGAAAGGACTTTCAGCCCGGCACTGCGGTTTCCGGCTCGGAAGACGTGGTAGCCATCAAAACCATCCACAAATCCAAGGGACTGGAATTTCCCTTTGTGTTCCTGGCAGAATCCGAAACAGATTTCAATCATCAGGATGACCGGGCAGCCTTTCAGTTTTTACAGGAGTACGGCTTCGGGTTCCGGCTCCAGGATCCGACTGTTTATACCCGGTACAAAACCCTGCCCTATGCAGCCATTTCCATGCAGCGGGAAAGCTACGCCAAAAGCGAGGAACTGCGGCTGCTGTATGTGGCACTGACCCGGGCAAAGGACAAGCTGTTTTTGCCGTTGCGGCTGAATGATGCCCGCAAAAAACAGGCATTTCGCCTTGGTGCAGCCATTGCCGCATCCGGCAGGGTGACACCTTCCATTGCCGCCTCAGCAAACTGCATGGCAGACTGGCTGTGGATGGCACTGCTGACCGCAGAAAATGCTGCCCCCCTCCGGGAAGCATGCCAGATGCCCCCCTGCCCCCTGCAGCCGGCTGTGCCCATGGAGATCCTGCATCCGGAGGACAGCAGCGATGCCACGGAACAGGATACGCCGACGCCTGCTGCATATCCAAAACCGGATCCAGCCATGGTCACCGCCCTGCGGATGCAGTTTGCAGCAGTGTATGACGACCGGCTCATGGGCATCCCATCCAAGACCAGCGTTTCCGCCCTGTCCAAGGATGAGGATGCGGTAAATCTGGCACTGCGCCGTCCCAGATTCATGGCGGAGGAAACCGCCCTCACCGGAGCAGAAAAGGGTACCGCCCTGCATGCGTTCCTGCAATACGCAGATTTTGCTGTCGCTGCACAGGATCCGGATGCGGAGCGGCAGCGCCTGACGGAGGATGGACATCTGACCCGACGGCAGGCGGATTCCCTAGATCTGAACCGGATCCGGGCATTCTTTGCATCCCCCTTGTATGAACGGATCCGCCAAGCAGAGCATGTGTGGCGGGAGCGAAAATTCCTGGTACGGATCAGCGATTTGCAGCTTCTGGATCAGCCCCAGTACACCGGCACCAACGCCATGCTCAGCGGCATTATGGATCTGGTATTTGAGGAACCGGACGGACTGGTTCTCGTGGATTACAAAACGGACTATGTACAGGGGGGCGAGATGCTCACGGAACGCTATCAGCGTCAGCTGTTGCTGTATCGGCGCACCCTGGCACTGCTGCACCAGAAGCCCGTGAAGGAAACCGTACTGTATTCCTTCCATCTGAACCGGGCAATCCCCTTGCCGGAAGAAGCTACATGA